One segment of Desulfovibrio inopinatus DSM 10711 DNA contains the following:
- a CDS encoding hydrogenase iron-sulfur subunit, with product MSVLEGKELRIVGFLCNWCSYGGADTAGVGRMSQPTDLRIIRLPCSGRINPLFIVKTLLSGADGVLVSGCHPRDCHYAEGNFYARRRLEVLKRFLPIVGIEPARFEYTWVSASEGQRWQKVVSTFTDQIHGLGKAPRLTPSAEALAAASAL from the coding sequence ATGTCGGTCTTAGAAGGAAAAGAACTGCGCATTGTCGGTTTCCTGTGCAACTGGTGCTCCTATGGTGGCGCCGATACGGCCGGTGTCGGCCGTATGAGCCAACCTACGGACTTGCGTATTATCCGCTTGCCGTGCTCCGGTCGCATCAATCCCCTATTCATCGTCAAAACGCTGTTATCCGGCGCTGACGGCGTGCTTGTTTCGGGATGTCACCCGCGTGACTGTCACTACGCCGAGGGCAACTTCTATGCCCGTCGTCGTCTTGAAGTGCTCAAACGGTTCCTCCCCATCGTGGGAATCGAACCTGCCCGTTTCGAGTACACGTGGGTTTCGGCTTCCGAAGGCCAGCGTTGGCAAAAAGTGGTCTCGACCTTCACCGACCAGATTCACGGTTTAGGGAAAGCGCCCAGGCTGACGCCTTCGGCTGAAGCCCTGGCCGCCGCTTCCGCCCTGTAG
- a CDS encoding FAD/NAD(P)-binding protein, protein MTENPMSVDLSNEQNPYLPVIGTVIETIQETHNIMTFRVVLPDAVMKDFKFEPGQVGQLSVFGTGESTFVINSPPTRMDYLQFSVMRAGENTAKLHTLKAGDKVGVRAPLGNCFPYNDLKGKNIVFVGGGIGMAPLRTLLLYMLDKRDDYGDIQLLYGAKSPQDMAFSYELPDWLGRNDLKTVLTIDREAEGWEHAVGLIPNVLLEMEPSKENTVAITCGPPIMIKFVLQALKKLGFEDDQIITTLEKRMKCGVGICGRCNIGGKYVCVDGPVFTYAQLKQLPNEL, encoded by the coding sequence ATGACTGAGAATCCTATGAGCGTTGACTTGAGCAACGAGCAAAACCCGTACCTGCCTGTTATCGGTACGGTCATTGAGACGATTCAGGAAACACACAACATCATGACGTTTCGCGTTGTTTTGCCTGATGCCGTCATGAAAGACTTCAAGTTCGAGCCGGGGCAAGTCGGTCAGTTGTCGGTTTTTGGCACGGGGGAATCCACCTTCGTCATCAACTCGCCTCCGACCCGTATGGACTACCTCCAGTTCAGCGTCATGCGCGCCGGTGAGAACACTGCCAAGCTTCACACGCTGAAAGCTGGAGACAAAGTCGGTGTACGCGCACCGCTCGGCAACTGCTTTCCGTACAATGACCTCAAAGGCAAAAACATTGTCTTCGTCGGTGGTGGTATCGGTATGGCTCCGTTGCGCACCCTGCTGCTGTACATGCTCGACAAACGCGATGACTATGGCGACATCCAGCTCCTCTATGGTGCCAAATCGCCTCAGGATATGGCGTTTTCATACGAACTTCCCGACTGGCTCGGTCGTAACGATCTGAAAACGGTCCTCACCATCGACCGCGAAGCCGAAGGCTGGGAACACGCTGTTGGCCTTATTCCCAATGTGTTGTTGGAAATGGAACCGTCAAAGGAAAACACGGTGGCCATCACCTGTGGCCCGCCGATCATGATCAAGTTTGTTTTACAAGCCTTGAAAAAACTCGGCTTTGAAGACGATCAGATCATTACCACATTGGAAAAACGCATGAAGTGCGGCGTAGGCATCTGTGGTCGATGCAACATTGGCGGCAAGTACGTCTGTGTTGATGGCCCGGTCTTCACCTACGCTCAACTCAAGCAACTGCCCAACGAACTCTAG
- a CDS encoding CoB--CoM heterodisulfide reductase iron-sulfur subunit A family protein produces the protein MKIGVFVCHCGSNIAGAVDPAKVAESARALPDVVIATDTLYACSEPGQQGIIDAVKEYELDGVVVASCTPRMHEATFRRAVERAGINRYMFEMANIREHVSWIGKDKEANTNKAAELVGMAVEKLRRDRPLIPKQFDINKRVMIIGGGVAGIQAALDCADGGLEVILVEKTSSIGGKMAKLDKTFPTVDCSSCILGPRMVDVAQHPNITLYAYSEIESISGYVGNFQANIRKKTTYVDWELCTGCGLCMEKCPSKKSTDHFNEKVGVTTAINIPFPQAIPKKAVIDAEFCTKLIKGKCGVCAKVCPSKAIKYEMEDEVVTENVGAVVVATGFDLFDYSVYGEYGAGKYPDVITSLQYERLLSASGPTGGHIKRPSDGKEPKNIVFIQCVGSRDKSVDRPYCSGFCCMYTAKQAILTKDHIPDSQSYVFYMDIRSPGKMYDEFTRRAMEEYGARYIRGRVAMVYPKGEKYIVRGADTLMGTTAEIEADLVVLAVGAEAAKGSPQLAEKLRISYDKYGFFMEGHPKLKPVETNTAGVYLAGACQGPKDIPSSVAQGSAAAAKVLGLFSKDKLESDPQVSHVEIKRCVGCGKCVETCPFGAVKLVDFRGMPKAEVIETVCQGCGICAVTCPQGAIQLEHFTDNQILAEVNALCRS, from the coding sequence ATGAAAATAGGTGTTTTCGTCTGCCATTGCGGCAGCAATATCGCTGGTGCGGTTGATCCGGCCAAAGTTGCCGAATCCGCTCGCGCCTTGCCGGATGTCGTCATCGCTACCGATACGCTCTACGCTTGTTCCGAACCGGGACAGCAAGGCATTATCGACGCGGTCAAAGAATACGAACTCGACGGTGTGGTTGTCGCATCCTGTACTCCTCGTATGCACGAAGCAACATTCCGTCGTGCTGTCGAACGTGCCGGTATCAACCGCTATATGTTCGAAATGGCCAACATCCGCGAGCATGTCTCCTGGATTGGCAAGGATAAGGAAGCCAACACGAACAAGGCCGCCGAACTCGTTGGCATGGCTGTTGAAAAATTACGCCGTGACCGACCTCTTATCCCCAAACAGTTTGATATCAATAAGCGCGTCATGATCATCGGCGGCGGTGTCGCCGGTATCCAGGCTGCGCTGGACTGTGCCGATGGCGGACTTGAAGTCATCCTTGTGGAAAAGACGTCGTCTATCGGTGGTAAAATGGCCAAACTCGACAAGACCTTTCCAACGGTCGACTGTTCGAGCTGTATTCTTGGCCCCCGCATGGTCGATGTGGCTCAGCACCCGAACATCACGCTGTATGCCTACTCCGAAATTGAATCCATCAGTGGATATGTCGGAAACTTTCAGGCAAACATCCGGAAAAAAACGACCTATGTCGATTGGGAGCTGTGTACGGGTTGCGGACTGTGTATGGAAAAATGTCCGAGCAAAAAATCCACAGACCACTTCAACGAAAAAGTCGGTGTGACGACGGCTATCAACATCCCCTTTCCCCAAGCTATCCCAAAGAAAGCCGTTATTGATGCCGAGTTCTGTACGAAATTGATTAAGGGTAAGTGCGGTGTGTGTGCCAAGGTTTGCCCGTCCAAAGCCATCAAATATGAGATGGAAGATGAAGTCGTTACAGAGAACGTTGGCGCTGTCGTCGTTGCCACGGGCTTTGATCTGTTCGATTATTCGGTTTATGGGGAATACGGCGCAGGAAAGTACCCTGACGTTATTACGTCCTTGCAGTACGAACGCCTCTTGTCGGCCTCCGGTCCGACGGGTGGCCATATTAAGCGTCCCTCCGACGGCAAGGAACCCAAAAATATCGTCTTTATTCAATGTGTGGGCTCACGTGACAAATCTGTTGATCGGCCGTACTGCTCCGGTTTTTGCTGCATGTACACGGCCAAGCAGGCCATTCTGACGAAAGACCACATCCCCGATTCTCAGTCTTATGTCTTCTACATGGACATTCGGTCTCCGGGGAAAATGTACGACGAGTTTACCCGTCGGGCGATGGAAGAATACGGTGCCCGCTACATTCGTGGTCGTGTTGCCATGGTCTACCCCAAAGGCGAAAAATACATCGTCCGCGGAGCGGATACGCTCATGGGGACGACGGCTGAAATCGAAGCCGACCTTGTCGTTCTTGCGGTTGGTGCCGAAGCGGCCAAAGGTTCCCCTCAGTTAGCCGAAAAGCTGCGCATCTCCTACGATAAATATGGCTTCTTTATGGAAGGCCACCCCAAACTCAAGCCTGTTGAAACCAACACGGCCGGGGTCTATCTCGCCGGTGCTTGTCAGGGGCCCAAAGACATTCCGTCGTCTGTTGCCCAAGGCAGTGCTGCGGCAGCCAAAGTGCTGGGGCTGTTCTCCAAAGATAAGTTGGAAAGTGACCCGCAGGTTTCGCATGTGGAAATCAAGCGCTGTGTCGGCTGCGGCAAGTGCGTAGAAACCTGCCCGTTTGGTGCTGTCAAGCTCGTTGACTTCCGCGGTATGCCCAAGGCTGAAGTCATTGAGACCGTCTGCCAAGGCTGCGGTATCTGTGCGGTTACTTGCCCACAGGGAGCTATCCAGCTTGAGCATTTCACAGACAACCAGATTCTTGCTGAGGTGAACGCCTTATGTCGGTCTTAG
- a CDS encoding AraC family transcriptional regulator: protein MTSRKASSDTFITYYRDRDLPGLEIAMFNAFTHCYPRHVHERYAIGLMLRGGSHCLTSSFDEYLVGPGDIALLHPGRVHTGTPVEQSVPSYIMFYMETAHMQAAAQEFMQNSTADVVFPRMVVSRPDVKQTLMRLYRAVRFKEDRLVKQSVEAQAMEALFDCAALSPKHSQFDNEPRAIKLVREYLHDHIGEHVTLEDLSEMVGLSRHHLLRVFSKNTGVSPHQYHVQLRIEHARRLFQRGLSIADVAYETGFVDQSHFTKAFKKVIGVTPGQYLSY from the coding sequence ATGACATCTCGAAAGGCTTCGTCCGATACTTTTATTACCTATTATCGAGACCGTGATCTTCCTGGATTGGAAATCGCCATGTTCAATGCATTTACGCATTGTTATCCGCGGCATGTTCATGAACGGTACGCCATCGGGCTCATGCTCAGAGGAGGAAGTCATTGTCTTACCTCGTCTTTTGACGAATATTTGGTTGGTCCAGGAGACATTGCATTGCTGCATCCCGGTCGAGTGCACACCGGAACGCCGGTCGAGCAGTCGGTGCCGAGCTATATTATGTTTTATATGGAAACTGCACATATGCAGGCTGCTGCGCAAGAGTTTATGCAAAATTCCACTGCGGACGTCGTTTTTCCTCGTATGGTGGTCTCTCGACCGGATGTCAAACAGACGTTGATGCGTCTTTATAGGGCGGTGCGTTTTAAGGAAGATCGTCTCGTTAAGCAAAGCGTCGAAGCGCAGGCTATGGAAGCGCTTTTTGACTGTGCCGCGCTTTCACCAAAACATTCACAATTTGACAATGAACCCCGCGCTATCAAACTGGTGCGCGAATATCTCCATGATCATATCGGTGAACATGTCACCTTAGAGGATCTTTCGGAAATGGTTGGATTGAGTAGGCACCATTTGTTGCGGGTTTTTTCAAAAAATACTGGCGTTTCTCCTCATCAATACCATGTACAATTGCGTATCGAACATGCTCGAAGGTTGTTTCAACGCGGCCTTTCTATTGCCGACGTTGCGTATGAAACTGGCTTTGTCGACCAGAGCCATTTCACCAAGGCTTTTAAAAAAGTTATTGGCGTAACACCGGGACAGTATCTTTCCTACTGA
- a CDS encoding class I SAM-dependent methyltransferase has product MMMTKNTSFDAVEHFSEKHANIYDDKIQKVILGYKQMHELAYYILKDNLENRASILISGIGTGHEAITYAEPQKEWSIYGVDPSEEMVRNAQQKIQHKSLSQQIDVFHGTVNDIQKNNFDAATSILVMQFLEDNGDKEAYLSNIFNKLKVGAKFILIDIEGDKNSEEYRFLLSAWKCHQYSTRNNKEQIDKDFDHVSSDVQSISAERIHELLYKVGFSKTYKFYKSLLFGGYVAEKL; this is encoded by the coding sequence ATGATGATGACAAAGAACACTTCTTTTGATGCTGTCGAGCACTTTAGCGAGAAGCATGCAAATATATATGATGATAAGATTCAAAAAGTGATTCTTGGTTATAAGCAAATGCACGAGTTGGCGTACTATATTTTGAAGGATAATCTGGAAAATCGTGCATCAATACTCATTTCTGGCATTGGTACAGGCCATGAAGCAATTACCTATGCAGAACCTCAGAAGGAATGGTCTATTTACGGGGTTGACCCGAGTGAAGAGATGGTGCGTAATGCACAGCAGAAAATACAACACAAAAGTTTATCGCAGCAAATTGACGTTTTTCACGGAACAGTAAATGATATTCAAAAAAACAATTTTGATGCCGCTACATCGATTCTTGTGATGCAGTTTTTAGAAGATAATGGAGATAAAGAAGCATATCTTTCTAATATATTTAATAAATTGAAAGTCGGCGCAAAATTCATTCTTATCGACATTGAAGGTGACAAGAACTCAGAAGAATATAGATTTCTGTTGTCGGCATGGAAGTGTCATCAATATAGTACACGAAATAATAAAGAGCAAATCGATAAAGATTTTGATCATGTGAGCTCAGATGTTCAATCTATTTCAGCAGAGAGAATTCACGAATTGCTCTATAAAGTTGGTTTTTCAAAAACTTATAAATTTTATAAATCATTGTTGTTTGGTGGATATGTTGCAGAGAAACTATAG
- a CDS encoding 4Fe-4S dicluster domain-containing protein gives MSTVFDLQAKIKELLPDLDCVIGWKQGYDPLHATPHFMRTEADVDSFIFNPLCVHNPATYLPSLKGKKVGIVVKGCDSRSVIELLQENLINRDDVVIFGLPCSGVVDISKINSAIEKKGLNPGRIESVEADDKTVRIAIDGQKIELAVADVAAPKCTVCRYHNAIESDHFFGDPLPATVENDEYADVAAIESMALADRFAMWNKEMERCIRCYACRNACPMCVCRDHCVAQSRDPHWLTQEDAISEKLFFQMIHAFHLAGRCTECGECQRACPVNIPILTFKRKINKELKELFDYTAGVDLEAKPPLLAFKVEEDNINERGW, from the coding sequence GTGAGCACCGTCTTTGATTTGCAAGCCAAAATCAAGGAGCTGTTGCCCGATCTCGACTGCGTCATCGGCTGGAAACAGGGCTATGATCCCCTGCATGCCACGCCGCATTTCATGCGCACCGAAGCCGACGTCGACAGCTTCATTTTCAATCCTTTGTGCGTTCATAACCCGGCGACGTACCTGCCTAGCCTTAAAGGCAAAAAGGTCGGTATTGTCGTGAAAGGCTGTGACAGCCGTTCGGTTATCGAACTTTTACAGGAAAACCTTATCAACCGCGACGATGTGGTGATCTTCGGCCTGCCCTGTTCGGGGGTTGTCGATATCTCCAAAATCAATAGCGCTATTGAAAAGAAAGGCCTGAACCCGGGCCGTATCGAGTCGGTTGAAGCCGACGATAAGACCGTTCGCATCGCGATTGACGGTCAAAAGATCGAACTGGCCGTGGCGGACGTCGCGGCACCCAAATGCACTGTTTGCCGCTATCACAACGCCATCGAAAGCGATCATTTCTTTGGTGATCCCTTGCCGGCAACCGTTGAGAACGACGAATACGCCGATGTTGCCGCCATTGAATCCATGGCACTGGCTGATCGGTTCGCCATGTGGAACAAAGAAATGGAGCGTTGCATTCGCTGCTACGCCTGCCGTAATGCGTGCCCCATGTGTGTATGCCGCGACCACTGCGTCGCCCAAAGCCGTGACCCGCACTGGCTCACGCAGGAAGATGCCATCAGCGAAAAGTTGTTCTTCCAAATGATCCATGCGTTCCACCTGGCCGGTCGTTGCACAGAATGCGGCGAATGCCAGCGCGCCTGTCCGGTCAATATTCCTATTTTGACCTTCAAGCGCAAGATCAACAAGGAACTCAAGGAACTCTTCGACTACACGGCCGGAGTCGATCTCGAGGCCAAACCACCACTTCTCGCCTTCAAGGTGGAAGAAGACAATATTAACGAGCGAGGCTGGTGA
- a CDS encoding 4Fe-4S dicluster domain-containing protein — protein MDVVFLDKTRDDAFVAEVERESGQNVALCYQCGNCTAGCPYTFAYDIPVSQIMRLLQAGQKDRLLKCKSIWLCATCESCTTRCPNNIDVAKIMDVLRHQARRHGLAGERNVKVFWDAFLDSVKAHGRVFELGALATYVTRTGRFWTDMDLGPKIFPKGKIGFKPHDIKGKDEVKKIFDRFMEESSK, from the coding sequence ATGGATGTTGTCTTTCTTGACAAAACTCGCGACGATGCATTCGTCGCCGAGGTGGAACGTGAAAGTGGGCAGAACGTAGCATTGTGTTACCAGTGCGGTAACTGCACTGCCGGCTGTCCCTACACGTTTGCCTACGACATTCCGGTCAGTCAGATCATGCGACTCCTCCAAGCTGGTCAAAAAGACCGCTTGTTAAAGTGCAAATCGATCTGGCTCTGCGCCACGTGCGAATCATGCACGACGCGCTGCCCCAATAACATTGATGTCGCAAAAATCATGGATGTTTTGCGTCACCAAGCCAGACGGCACGGTTTGGCTGGAGAACGCAACGTCAAGGTTTTCTGGGACGCCTTCCTCGACTCGGTTAAGGCCCACGGTCGGGTGTTCGAACTCGGCGCACTGGCAACGTATGTCACGCGCACAGGACGCTTCTGGACCGATATGGACCTTGGACCCAAGATCTTCCCCAAAGGAAAAATTGGGTTCAAGCCTCATGACATTAAAGGGAAAGACGAAGTCAAAAAGATTTTTGACCGATTCATGGAGGAAAGCTCCAAATGA
- a CDS encoding ferritin-like domain-containing protein codes for MASFFHANEIAKFAVEIERRGQEFYRQAALNAQEPDARNFFEYFAGEETKHEQLFQQLFDRLGKIELPAWSTSNEYVEYLNALIDSHQIFTPGLAQRLAEKAKDKNEAIRMAMAFEKDTILFFMEMRELVPEAEKAFIAEIIEEERGHLKKLRGALSK; via the coding sequence ATGGCCTCTTTTTTCCATGCCAATGAAATCGCCAAGTTCGCCGTTGAGATCGAACGGCGCGGGCAGGAATTCTACCGCCAGGCAGCATTGAATGCTCAAGAGCCTGATGCTCGCAATTTTTTTGAATATTTTGCGGGTGAAGAAACCAAGCACGAACAACTGTTCCAGCAACTGTTCGATCGCCTTGGCAAAATCGAACTGCCTGCCTGGAGCACTAGCAATGAATACGTTGAGTATTTGAACGCACTCATTGACTCGCACCAAATCTTCACTCCCGGTTTGGCCCAACGCTTGGCTGAAAAAGCCAAAGATAAAAACGAAGCCATCCGCATGGCCATGGCGTTTGAAAAAGACACGATCCTCTTTTTCATGGAAATGCGTGAACTCGTGCCGGAAGCTGAAAAAGCCTTTATCGCGGAAATTATCGAAGAAGAACGCGGGCACCTTAAAAAGCTGCGCGGAGCGTTGTCGAAATAA
- a CDS encoding DMT family transporter: protein MSEPLARRVFIHPLLEHVGKHRNVLPGVAVLVAVALWGASFAAMKVAITALNPMTVMWARMAIALLCLLPFLPKLAPWRIPRKDIKWVALLVVLQPCLYFLLESHALQYTTSAQAGVVSAILPLLAAFGAWLAFSERLTRIMILGLFVSLMGVAWLTFATQEERTATFPLLGNTLEFAAMVCAAGYMLVIKKLSFTMSSWALTSLQIIAGFIFFSPGAFDVQSLNTLRDPLFLAVVLFLGSCVTLGAFGCYNWAISHMPAARAASAINLIPVVAAGVGCFFLHEDLSLAVCIGGVCVVIGVFLSQYSLLKFES from the coding sequence ATGTCAGAACCGTTAGCGCGCAGAGTTTTTATTCACCCATTATTGGAACATGTGGGGAAACACCGCAATGTGCTCCCTGGCGTGGCCGTACTCGTGGCCGTTGCGTTATGGGGTGCTTCCTTTGCCGCCATGAAGGTGGCAATCACGGCGTTGAATCCTATGACGGTCATGTGGGCTCGTATGGCCATCGCTTTGCTTTGTCTTCTCCCGTTCCTTCCAAAACTCGCTCCTTGGCGTATCCCCAGGAAGGATATAAAGTGGGTTGCATTGCTGGTTGTTCTTCAACCATGTCTCTATTTTCTCCTCGAATCCCATGCGCTGCAATATACAACCTCAGCCCAGGCTGGTGTCGTTTCCGCAATTTTGCCACTGCTCGCTGCCTTTGGTGCATGGCTCGCGTTTTCGGAGCGATTGACCAGAATAATGATCTTAGGTCTTTTTGTATCTCTGATGGGAGTTGCCTGGCTGACGTTCGCGACTCAGGAAGAAAGGACGGCAACATTTCCTTTATTAGGCAATACCCTTGAATTTGCTGCGATGGTATGCGCCGCTGGATATATGCTTGTCATAAAAAAATTGAGTTTCACCATGAGTTCCTGGGCATTGACATCTTTACAAATCATTGCCGGTTTCATCTTTTTTTCTCCTGGAGCATTTGATGTTCAGAGCTTGAATACACTACGCGACCCACTCTTCCTTGCCGTAGTTTTGTTTCTTGGGTCTTGTGTTACTCTTGGTGCATTTGGTTGTTATAATTGGGCCATAAGTCACATGCCGGCAGCACGCGCTGCATCTGCAATAAATCTTATTCCCGTCGTTGCGGCAGGAGTAGGATGTTTTTTTCTCCATGAAGATTTATCTCTTGCCGTGTGTATTGGCGGAGTGTGTGTCGTGATCGGCGTGTTCTTGAGCCAATATAGTCTGTTGAAATTCGAATCATGA
- the infA gene encoding translation initiation factor IF-1: MSKEEGIQVTGTVEEALPNAMFRVILDNDHQVLAHISGKMRKFRIRVMPGDKVTVELSPYDLTRGRITFRPR, encoded by the coding sequence TTGTCTAAAGAAGAAGGAATCCAAGTCACTGGCACTGTTGAAGAAGCACTCCCTAACGCTATGTTCCGCGTCATTTTGGATAACGATCACCAAGTGTTGGCCCACATTTCCGGGAAAATGCGAAAATTTCGCATCCGCGTTATGCCCGGAGACAAAGTCACCGTTGAACTCAGCCCCTACGATCTCACCCGAGGCCGGATCACATTCCGACCGCGCTAA
- a CDS encoding 4Fe-4S dicluster domain-containing protein: MVMSGYLKQEDLAAWIDAISADHEVLAPQAQGNSVVFAPYVKGASLVFDRDATTSPKRSVFPQSEPLMNYTYKKDPEDLGKVDLELVEAPAPKPTVVVGSRPCGARGFLAFDRVYYGKTVTDVPYLRHRQNTAFITMACSEPETTCFCHWVGSGPDDAEGSDVLLTPVAGGYFAKAVTEKGEALLAKATVSSDAGKEDEAKAVVQKCKDALGESPDLSTAPARLLERFDDMTFWEAMASKCISCGACTYLCPTCYCFTITDEICGSGGSRIRSWDNCMSFQFTLEASGHNPRPTKAHRLKNRVGHKFSYYPTIHDGNISCCGCGRCIKSCPVSVDIREIVLSAMEPSQEAAND; encoded by the coding sequence CTGGTGATGTCCGGATACCTTAAACAAGAAGACCTCGCAGCCTGGATTGACGCCATCAGCGCCGATCATGAGGTGCTTGCTCCGCAGGCCCAAGGCAACTCGGTCGTATTTGCTCCGTATGTCAAAGGCGCTTCGCTGGTCTTTGATCGCGATGCCACGACATCCCCGAAGCGGTCGGTTTTTCCACAAAGCGAACCGCTGATGAACTACACCTACAAAAAAGACCCTGAAGACTTGGGGAAAGTTGATTTGGAGTTGGTCGAAGCACCCGCTCCGAAGCCGACCGTTGTTGTCGGTTCGCGTCCTTGTGGCGCTCGCGGCTTCCTTGCTTTCGATCGGGTCTACTACGGCAAAACCGTGACTGACGTACCGTATCTGCGCCACCGTCAAAACACGGCCTTCATCACCATGGCGTGTTCCGAACCGGAAACGACCTGCTTCTGCCATTGGGTTGGCAGTGGCCCCGATGATGCCGAAGGCTCCGATGTTTTGCTGACTCCGGTTGCAGGTGGCTATTTTGCCAAGGCTGTCACGGAAAAAGGCGAAGCCTTGTTGGCCAAAGCCACTGTATCCAGCGATGCCGGGAAAGAGGACGAAGCCAAAGCTGTTGTGCAAAAATGCAAAGACGCTTTGGGCGAATCCCCGGACCTCAGCACGGCACCGGCCCGTCTGCTCGAACGCTTCGACGACATGACGTTCTGGGAAGCGATGGCTTCCAAGTGTATCAGCTGCGGCGCCTGCACGTACCTGTGCCCGACCTGCTACTGTTTCACCATTACCGATGAAATTTGTGGTTCGGGTGGGTCGCGTATCCGCTCTTGGGACAACTGTATGTCCTTCCAGTTCACGCTGGAAGCGAGCGGGCACAACCCTCGTCCAACCAAAGCACATCGGCTGAAAAACCGTGTTGGACACAAGTTCAGCTATTACCCGACCATTCATGACGGAAACATCTCCTGCTGCGGTTGTGGCCGCTGCATCAAGAGCTGCCCCGTCAGTGTCGATATTCGCGAAATCGTGCTCAGCGCCATGGAGCCGAGCCAGGAGGCCGCCAATGACTGA
- a CDS encoding CoB--CoM heterodisulfide reductase iron-sulfur subunit B family protein — protein MSSPRTYAYYPGCSGLGTSMEYDISTRAVCKALGMTLTDIPDWSCCGSTPAHTVDHSFSTALSARNLKIAAKAGLSTVTTPCPSCLTNLKTAGKNVKDAEFKKKVEILLDGQLPELPEVMSVLQALYEDIGADVVAEHVKKPLTGLKVACYYGCIMNRPPEVMEFDDPEHPIAMDKLMEAAGATVIPFPLKVECCGASLGVARKDVVAKLTGKLIDTAAGLGVDALVTACPLCQMNLDLRQDQANAALGTRHRIPVFYYTQLLGLAFDLPEEALGLDKLCVDPHHALETAKERAQNTKVREETA, from the coding sequence ATGAGTTCCCCACGCACGTATGCCTATTACCCCGGTTGCTCGGGTCTGGGTACCTCCATGGAGTACGACATCTCGACTCGGGCCGTTTGCAAGGCCCTGGGGATGACGCTCACGGATATCCCGGATTGGAGCTGCTGCGGCTCGACTCCAGCCCATACTGTAGACCATAGCTTTTCCACGGCATTGTCGGCGAGAAACCTTAAGATTGCTGCTAAAGCTGGCCTCTCGACCGTTACCACGCCGTGCCCAAGCTGTCTGACCAACCTCAAGACTGCTGGCAAAAACGTCAAAGATGCTGAGTTCAAGAAAAAGGTCGAAATTCTGCTTGACGGTCAGTTGCCAGAATTACCTGAAGTCATGTCGGTTCTGCAGGCACTGTATGAAGATATTGGTGCTGACGTTGTTGCCGAGCATGTCAAAAAGCCCCTGACCGGTCTCAAAGTCGCCTGTTATTATGGATGTATTATGAACAGGCCCCCAGAAGTGATGGAGTTCGACGATCCGGAACATCCCATCGCAATGGATAAATTGATGGAAGCGGCTGGTGCTACCGTCATTCCATTCCCCTTGAAAGTGGAATGTTGTGGAGCATCACTTGGTGTGGCGAGAAAAGACGTCGTCGCCAAATTGACGGGGAAACTCATTGATACTGCCGCTGGCCTTGGGGTGGACGCCCTGGTCACAGCCTGCCCGCTGTGTCAGATGAACTTAGATTTGCGTCAAGATCAGGCCAATGCCGCTTTGGGCACTCGGCATCGCATTCCGGTCTTCTACTACACCCAGCTTCTCGGACTCGCTTTCGACCTCCCGGAAGAAGCGCTTGGTCTGGACAAACTGTGCGTCGACCCGCATCACGCCCTTGAAACTGCAAAAGAGCGCGCGCAAAACACCAAGGTCCGGGAGGAAACTGCATGA
- a CDS encoding RNA recognition motif domain-containing protein, whose protein sequence is MATSIYVGNLPWSTTEDELSDLFSQHGEVISAKIITDRETGRSRGFAFVEMEKPDADEAINALSGVDFGGRILKVNEAQPRAPRNNRW, encoded by the coding sequence ATGGCGACGAGTATTTACGTGGGCAACCTGCCCTGGAGCACGACCGAGGACGAACTTTCTGACCTCTTTTCCCAGCACGGCGAGGTTATCTCGGCCAAAATCATCACCGACCGTGAAACGGGTCGCTCCAGAGGCTTCGCCTTCGTTGAAATGGAAAAGCCAGACGCCGATGAAGCCATCAATGCCCTGAGCGGTGTTGATTTCGGCGGCCGTATCCTGAAGGTGAACGAAGCCCAGCCGCGGGCTCCTCGTAACAACCGCTGGTAA